The following coding sequences lie in one Metallumcola ferriviriculae genomic window:
- a CDS encoding metallophosphoesterase, translated as MGKRLLLALLFLLGMAAFLYFENNSITTTRITVSSAKLPHGFDGYRVVHLSDLHSKTFGENQKPLVEKISKAKPDLIVFTGDLVDSKHYNEAASLELMKKIASIAPVYFVTGNHEWWSGKFNSLEKKLSKLGVKVMRNTSESLTRGEDRIFIVGVDDPDSGMTAGQTNSVLKETGNLKGFKILLSHRPELFSFYSKNKVDLIFSGHAHGGQVRIPFFGGVVAPDQGFFPEYTSGKYVNGSSAMIVSRGLGNSIIPQRIFNRPEIIVVTLRRDV; from the coding sequence ATGGGAAAGAGATTACTATTAGCGTTGCTGTTCCTACTGGGTATGGCAGCATTTCTATACTTTGAGAATAACTCAATTACCACTACAAGAATTACTGTGAGTTCTGCTAAACTGCCGCATGGTTTTGATGGTTACAGGGTGGTGCATTTATCGGACTTACATAGTAAGACTTTTGGGGAAAACCAGAAACCTCTAGTTGAAAAAATCAGCAAAGCAAAACCTGACCTGATAGTATTTACGGGTGACCTGGTAGATAGTAAGCATTACAATGAGGCGGCAAGTCTGGAGCTAATGAAGAAAATAGCTTCGATAGCTCCAGTATACTTTGTTACGGGTAATCATGAATGGTGGTCTGGTAAGTTTAACTCTTTAGAAAAGAAGTTAAGTAAACTTGGGGTTAAAGTTATGAGGAACACCAGTGAAAGCCTAACTAGAGGCGAAGACAGAATTTTTATTGTTGGGGTAGATGACCCCGACAGCGGAATGACTGCAGGTCAAACCAATTCGGTGTTAAAAGAAACAGGCAACTTAAAAGGCTTTAAAATACTATTGTCACATAGACCCGAATTATTCTCTTTTTATAGCAAGAATAAAGTTGATTTGATTTTTTCAGGCCATGCACATGGTGGGCAGGTAAGAATACCTTTTTTTGGCGGCGTTGTTGCTCCTGATCAGGGATTCTTTCCAGAGTATACTTCTGGTAAATATGTAAACGGTTCTTCTGCAATGATTGTTAGCAGGGGATTGGGAAACAGCATTATTCCGCAGCGAATATTTAATCGACCAGAGATAATAGTTGTAACTTTAAGAAGAGATGTTTAA
- a CDS encoding DUF6544 family protein has protein sequence MRSMNIKWTITILVVLVILLCFYYSQHLYRQFKSEALEGLERTRILENEILKETDIAHLPEPVQKYLRYVGVVGKEKVKSFKVIIDGSMKTDGKRDWAKVDVRQYSFIDKITRLFFIKMNMSGIPVIGLHSYTDAKATMLIKLAGLIPVVDGKGEEMNQGETVTVFNDMCLLAPATLIDERIEWKPIDSLTAKAVFNNEGIKVSATLYFNEEGQLISFVSDDRFYSPTGKTYEKVRWSTPVSNYKNINGYNLPTYGEGVWNFPEEDFTYAKFNIKEIQYNPTTFQ, from the coding sequence ATGAGAAGTATGAATATTAAATGGACAATAACAATTCTGGTGGTTTTAGTTATACTATTATGTTTTTATTATTCACAGCACCTGTACAGGCAATTTAAGTCGGAGGCTCTTGAGGGATTAGAAAGAACCAGAATACTGGAAAATGAAATTTTAAAGGAAACAGATATCGCACATCTACCGGAACCTGTTCAAAAATATCTTAGGTATGTGGGTGTAGTGGGCAAGGAGAAAGTAAAAAGTTTTAAAGTTATTATTGATGGAAGTATGAAAACAGACGGAAAAAGGGACTGGGCAAAAGTGGATGTAAGGCAATATAGTTTTATTGATAAAATTACTCGCTTATTCTTTATAAAAATGAATATGTCAGGTATACCGGTTATTGGCCTGCATTCATATACAGATGCAAAGGCAACAATGCTTATTAAATTAGCAGGTTTAATCCCAGTAGTTGATGGTAAGGGTGAAGAGATGAATCAAGGCGAAACAGTTACTGTTTTCAATGATATGTGTCTACTGGCACCAGCAACTCTTATTGATGAAAGAATTGAGTGGAAGCCTATAGATTCATTAACGGCAAAGGCTGTATTTAATAATGAGGGGATCAAGGTATCTGCAACATTATACTTTAATGAGGAAGGCCAGTTGATTAGTTTTGTTTCGGATGATAGGTTCTATTCACCGACGGGCAAGACATATGAAAAGGTAAGATGGTCAACACCTGTCTCTAATTATAAAAATATTAATGGTTATAACCTTCCGACTTATGGTGAAGGAGTATGGAATTTTCCAGAAGAAGATTTTACATATGCAAAGTTTAATATTAAAGAAATTCAGTATAATCCTACAACATTTCAATAA